The following proteins are encoded in a genomic region of Papaver somniferum cultivar HN1 unplaced genomic scaffold, ASM357369v1 unplaced-scaffold_10, whole genome shotgun sequence:
- the LOC113326893 gene encoding factor of DNA methylation 1-like, with translation MAGFDRHIMHYALSTDSNMYAHLNFTSETKYTQRVVYENETLRRELESQRRELKQKCKEIDKCEAELDIKSKQLSVLSEEVLILLFNLNSTVSLLGYKKAKYCAREYGWGEDMSSEKNVLTLTEVNDMCKKLEEKDYELDSLIDLNNTLIAKGLDGFAYIRSRPPVIGINRMGELNEKPFRDICIKKFSTTKWETKSAELCSLWQKKIQDSQWYPYKHVTTDEKLTLRELKDEWGKEVHDAGISKKEGKPA, from the exons ATGGCGGGGTTCGATCGACATATAATGCACTATGCCTTATCAACTGATTCTAACATGTATGCCCATCTTAACTttacttcagaaacgaaatataCGCAGAGGGTTGTGTATGAGAATGAGACACTTAGGAGAGAATTGGAAAGTCAAAGGAGAGAACTCAAGCAGAAATGCAAGGAAATCGACAAGTGTGAGGCCGAATTGGATATCAAAAGCAAGCAACTTTCTGTTTTAAGCGAAGAGGTACTTATACTTTTGTTCAACCTGAACTCTACCGTTTCTCTTTTGG GTTACAAGAAAGCTAAGTACTGTGCAAGAGAATATGGATGGGGCGAAGATATGAGTAGTGAAAAGAATGTTCTAACCTTAACCGAGGTGAATGATATGTGCAAAAAACTAGAAGAGAAAGACTATGAGTTGGATAGTTTGATTGACCTAAATAACACCCTTATTGCCAAA GGCTTGGATGGGTTTGCATATATACGTTCGCGACCTCCTGTAATTGGGATAAATCGGATGGGGGAGCTGAATGAGAAACCATTTCGAGATATTTGTATTAAGAAGTTCTCGACTACAAAATGGGAAACAAAATCTGCTGAGCTGTGCTCGCTGTGGCAAAAGAAAATACAAGATTCGCAGTGGTATCCGTATAAGCATGTGACAACTGATGAAAAGCTTACT tTGAGAGAGCTGAAAGATGAATGGGGCAAGGAAGTACATGATGCTGGAATTTCAAAGAAGGAAGGGAAGCCAGCTTAA